Within bacterium, the genomic segment GTTTATTTGTTTTAACCAGTGACACTCTTTACTTAATTCCTGAGATTAAAAATTGATATTGAAAACACTAATAAAATCAACCATCTTCAATGTCCACCTTAAAGGTGGGCAGGATTAATATCTGCGGTCACCTTCAAATAAAATAAGTTTATATGTGAATTCTCTTGTTTCAAAAGGTGCAAGAGTTAATGTGAATTTTACACTGCCTATATCATATTTTTCCCACTGAATATTTTTATCAACCTCAATCTTCCAGTACTGATGGGGGAAATTTCTCTTTATTTCAACCTTAACCGGTAAATTTTTATAATTTGTAACCTTAATTTTATATATTTTTTCTTCTTCCCAGCCAGAAATATTACCATCCTTATTAAAAACAAAATTCTTTTTTTTCAAATCCATCAATTTAGTATCAATTTTCACTTCTTTACTTTCTCCGAGGTCAAGTTCAACTTTTTCTCCAATCGGTATATATTTTGTTTTATCTGAACCCATATAGGATAAATTTCCTTCTTTATTTGTATATTTGAAAATTTTTATCAATCCATCAGGAAGTGGTTCTTTTCCAAGTTTGTGATTCTGGTCATTTGCAAATTTTATAAATCTTCTTGCATTTTTTCCATATCTTTCTTCTTCATATTTATAAAAAAATTCAACAGGAATATCCTTTTGTGAAAATGAAAGTAATCTTTTTGACCATTTATCAGGTAAGTTCTCTGTTCCCTCAATTGTATATAAAAAGTATTCAGAAACCCCTTCTTTTATAATCTCTTTTTCCTTTGCTTCTGCTAAAACTGCCTTTGCTGCTTTTAACATTTCAACTCCTCTTTCTTTTTCTATCAATGGAGCAGGTGGTAAATATCCAGGAGTTCCATAGGGAGGATATCTTTTTGCAAGAACTCTTATCATCTCAAGTAA encodes:
- a CDS encoding DUF4139 domain-containing protein, which codes for KMKNKIFLIFLIFVLNLFAKVDLVTLPSREKVQLTIYNSADLTLVRDERILTLKKGENSLQFSWANTLIDPTSLDLIPKQDVASINISQLIFPPRVSELGLWKIESKFSKKIPFEISYFTSGISWEAFYIGTLSNDEKSMELKGYVKVINKSGEDYENASVRLVVGKINLLEMIRVLAKRYPPYGTPGYLPPAPLIEKERGVEMLKAAKAVLAEAKEKEIIKEGVSEYFLYTIEGTENLPDKWSKRLLSFSQKDIPVEFFYKYEEERYGKNARRFIKFANDQNHKLGKEPLPDGLIKIFKYTNKEGNLSYMGSDKTKYIPIGEKVELDLGESKEVKIDTKLMDLKKKNFVFNKDGNISGWEEEKIYKIKVTNYKNLPVKVEIKRNFPHQYWKIEVDKNIQWEKYDIGSVKFTLTLAPFETREFTYKLILFEGDRRY